Proteins co-encoded in one Actinomycetota bacterium genomic window:
- the atpB gene encoding F0F1 ATP synthase subunit A, translated as MNILDHFFLKVLIPIKIGPLNLSITNLTVWMLTAVGILFLAMFYYSRKITIIPKTGQNVLEMIVEFIRDNIAKSTMGVDAKYWWPFIGTLFLFILVNNLIGILPNSYVPSSNIIFSATLAIMVFFVVQIAGIAKTGIKGYLKNFFVPGVPKWLWIFIVPIEIVTSLAKPFSLLIRLTANMLAGHIVIIVVISLITFFKNYFIAIPVVFFALLICLFEIFVSAVQAYIFSILTATYIKMIIHPKNL; from the coding sequence TTGAATATCTTAGATCATTTCTTCTTGAAAGTTTTAATACCAATAAAAATAGGTCCGTTGAATCTTTCAATCACCAATTTAACAGTTTGGATGCTTACTGCAGTAGGTATTCTATTTTTAGCAATGTTTTATTATTCAAGAAAAATAACCATAATACCTAAAACTGGGCAAAATGTATTAGAAATGATAGTAGAGTTCATTAGAGATAATATAGCAAAATCCACTATGGGTGTTGATGCCAAATATTGGTGGCCTTTTATAGGAACGCTTTTTTTATTTATATTAGTTAATAACTTGATCGGGATATTACCAAATTCTTATGTACCATCAAGTAATATTATATTCTCAGCTACATTAGCTATAATGGTTTTCTTTGTGGTTCAGATTGCAGGGATTGCAAAGACTGGAATAAAGGGCTATTTAAAAAATTTCTTTGTTCCTGGAGTACCGAAGTGGCTATGGATATTTATTGTACCAATCGAAATTGTTACTTCTTTAGCTAAACCATTCTCACTACTTATACGTCTTACAGCTAATATGTTAGCAGGTCATATAGTTATTATTGTTGTAATTTCGTTAATTACTTTTTTTAAAAACTATTTTATTGCAATTCCAGTTGTATTTTTTGCATTACTTATTTGTCTTTTTGAAATATTTGTTTCAGCTGTTCAAGCTTACATTTTTTCTATCTTGACAGCAACATATATTAAAATGATTATTCACCCAAAGAACTTATGA
- the atpE gene encoding ATP synthase F0 subunit C produces MGYLAAAIIIGLGTIGPALAIGMMSKAALEGMARQPEAASRIQNALFIALAFAEAIALYALVASILLIFTAK; encoded by the coding sequence ATGGGTTATTTAGCAGCAGCTATTATTATAGGATTGGGTACAATTGGTCCAGCTTTAGCAATTGGTATGATGTCAAAAGCAGCTTTAGAGGGTATGGCAAGACAGCCTGAAGCAGCGAGTCGCATACAGAATGCACTATTTATTGCCTTAGCATTTGCGGAGGCTATTGCTCTTTATGCTCTGGTAGCAAGCATACTTCTTATTTTTACTGCTAAATAA
- the atpF gene encoding F0F1 ATP synthase subunit B → MEEILRLINPVESTFFWSLITFLIFSFLLWKFVFPKVTKIIKEREKKIQNKIDEAERTKEEAANLLDEYKEKIKKAEKEAHKIREKAKKDGQRLKKEAIEETRKEIKDLLSLARHQIEIEKNRTVSEIKNYISEMVIAVSEKVIKKSLDKEDHLRLIEESIAEITREKI, encoded by the coding sequence TTGGAAGAAATATTAAGATTAATAAATCCTGTGGAGAGCACATTCTTTTGGTCTTTAATAACTTTTTTAATATTTTCTTTTTTGCTTTGGAAGTTTGTCTTTCCAAAAGTTACAAAAATAATTAAAGAGAGAGAAAAAAAGATTCAAAATAAAATAGATGAAGCTGAGAGAACTAAAGAGGAAGCTGCTAATCTTTTAGATGAGTATAAGGAAAAGATTAAAAAAGCAGAAAAGGAAGCTCATAAGATAAGAGAAAAAGCTAAAAAGGATGGTCAAAGGCTAAAAAAAGAAGCAATAGAAGAAACAAGAAAAGAGATAAAAGACTTGCTTTCACTAGCTCGACATCAGATTGAGATAGAAAAGAATAGAACAGTTAGTGAAATAAAGAACTATATATCAGAAATGGTCATTGCTGTAAGTGAAAAGGTAATAAAAAAGTCTTTAGACAAAGAGGATCATTTAAGACTTATAGAAGAATCTATTGCTGAAATTACGAGGGAAAAGATATGA
- a CDS encoding F0F1 ATP synthase subunit delta translates to MTFKKFYEDYESLLRTVVEKSEIKEMELIKKEPKKVLVEVMTSIPIGGELKSEVKRKLRGYLGSEIILDNIVSPLIDGGVIVKIGNKIYDGSLKRVLEKIKEKMSEIDLSGQDLLRNINLESLVSPETTIFKNIKDYEDK, encoded by the coding sequence ATGACATTTAAAAAATTTTATGAGGACTATGAATCATTGCTCAGAACAGTAGTTGAAAAAAGTGAAATTAAAGAAATGGAGTTGATTAAAAAAGAGCCTAAAAAGGTTTTAGTTGAGGTAATGACATCTATTCCCATAGGTGGTGAATTGAAATCAGAAGTAAAAAGAAAATTAAGAGGCTATCTTGGTAGTGAAATTATATTAGACAATATTGTTTCACCACTTATTGATGGAGGTGTAATTGTTAAGATAGGTAACAAAATTTATGATGGTAGCTTAAAGCGGGTTTTAGAAAAAATAAAAGAAAAGATGTCTGAAATTGATCTCTCAGGACAGGATTTATTAAGAAATATAAATTTAGAATCTCTTGTTTCACCAGAAACTACTATTTTTAAGAATATAAAAGATTATGAAGACAAATGA
- the atpA gene encoding F0F1 ATP synthase subunit alpha: MKTNDTAKFIIEFIKRVRLERKFEELGTILEVGDGIVKVGGLPNAMLGEILEFPDNKFGLALNLDKKEIGAVLLEETGHLEAGDVVRSTGKILQVPVGEELLGRVVNSLGFHLDEKGPIRTSNFRPVESKAPEIIDRMSVNQPLQTGILSIDSMIPIGRGQRELIIGDRDTGKSSIVLDTLINQREKNIYCIYVSIGQKASSVAEIIKELQDNLAMEKTIVVSSPASDPVSLQFLAPYTGCAMGEYFMYNGEDALIIYDDLSKHAVAYRELSLLLGKPPGREAYPGDIFYIHSRLLERAAKLSEEKGGGSLTAIPIVETQEGDVTTFIPTNIISISDGQIYLDADLFYEGVRPAIDVGISVSRVGGSAQIPAMKKVAGKLRLHLAQYRELEAFTQFGVELDLTTKKRIEEGKRLVEILKQKPLSLISVEDQVVILYVAVNGYLDDIDISEVKSFTKNLLVFMKENFNDIFREIREGGDLTFDLETKLNEVITKFKSTNETENT; encoded by the coding sequence ATGAAGACAAATGATACAGCAAAATTTATAATTGAATTTATAAAAAGAGTGAGATTAGAAAGGAAATTTGAAGAATTAGGAACTATTCTTGAAGTAGGAGATGGTATTGTAAAAGTAGGTGGACTTCCAAATGCCATGTTAGGTGAGATACTGGAATTTCCAGATAATAAATTCGGATTAGCTCTAAACTTAGATAAGAAAGAAATTGGAGCAGTACTTTTGGAGGAAACAGGTCACCTTGAAGCAGGAGATGTTGTTAGATCAACTGGAAAGATACTCCAGGTGCCAGTCGGGGAAGAACTACTTGGAAGAGTAGTTAATTCCCTGGGATTTCATTTGGATGAAAAAGGACCAATAAGAACTTCAAATTTTAGACCTGTTGAGTCAAAAGCACCTGAAATAATTGATAGAATGTCAGTTAATCAACCACTACAAACTGGAATATTATCAATAGATTCTATGATTCCTATAGGGAGGGGACAGAGAGAGCTTATAATTGGAGATAGAGATACTGGAAAAAGTTCTATAGTTTTAGACACCTTGATCAATCAAAGAGAAAAAAATATATATTGCATATATGTTTCCATTGGACAAAAAGCATCATCGGTGGCTGAGATCATTAAAGAACTTCAGGATAATTTAGCTATGGAAAAGACAATAGTTGTTAGTTCTCCAGCATCTGACCCAGTTTCACTTCAATTTCTTGCTCCATATACAGGATGTGCTATGGGGGAATATTTTATGTATAATGGTGAAGATGCTTTAATTATTTATGATGATCTCTCAAAACATGCAGTTGCTTATAGAGAACTTTCACTACTTTTAGGCAAGCCACCAGGAAGGGAAGCATATCCAGGAGATATATTTTATATTCACTCTCGACTTTTAGAAAGAGCAGCAAAACTTTCTGAAGAAAAAGGTGGTGGTTCCTTAACTGCAATTCCAATAGTTGAGACACAGGAAGGGGATGTCACTACTTTCATTCCCACCAATATAATTTCCATATCTGATGGACAAATTTACTTAGATGCTGACCTTTTCTATGAAGGTGTAAGACCTGCTATAGATGTTGGAATATCTGTTTCCAGAGTTGGAGGAAGTGCTCAAATTCCTGCAATGAAAAAGGTTGCTGGTAAATTGAGACTGCATCTAGCACAATATCGAGAGTTAGAAGCTTTCACCCAGTTTGGTGTTGAACTTGATTTAACCACTAAAAAGAGAATTGAGGAAGGAAAGAGATTAGTTGAAATACTAAAGCAAAAACCTTTATCTTTAATTTCAGTTGAAGATCAGGTAGTGATTTTATATGTAGCAGTAAATGGATATTTGGACGATATAGACATTTCTGAAGTAAAAAGTTTTACCAAAAATTTATTAGTTTTTATGAAAGAAAATTTTAATGATATATTTAGAGAGATTAGAGAAGGCGGAGACTTAACTTTTGATTTAGAAACCAAACTGAATGAAGTAATTACTAAGTTTAAATCAACTAATGAAACTGAAAATACTTAA